actctacttatggcaggagtgatatatctgagcgaagtctgtgcagccttatacagttatgaacagagaaagaatgacaaacagaaaaactcaatcagagatacagaagctttagtagtccgaggtcgttcatacactcggaagaaaactcaaaaggggagatcaaagtcaaagtccagactcgggaaagatgaatgtgctttttgtcatgagaaaggccactggaagaaaaattgtccaaagctgaagaataagggaaaagctgctgtagatgcttgtgttgctaagcatgatactagtgactctgaactatcactggttgcatcatcatcgtcgttccattcagatgagtggatattagattcgggttgtacctatcatatgtcccctaaccgggagtggttctctgatttagtagaactaaatggaggagttgtttatatgggcaatgacaatgcctgtaaaacttttgggataggttcaatccaattaaagaataaagatggatcaaccagagttttgactgatgttcggtacgtgcccagtttgaagaaaaatctcatctcattgggagccttggaatccaatggtttagttgttactatgagagatggggttttgaaagtgacatctggcgcacttgtgatattgaagggcatcaggaaaaataacttgtattactaccaggTAGTACAATTATTGGAgtagtcgctgcagcttccggcaacaaagaattggactcaatacagttgtggcatatgaagttgggacatgccagcgaaaaatccttgcaaattctagcaaagcaaggattgttgaaaggtgcaaaggcttgcaaattaaaattttgcgagcattgtgttctgggaaagcaaaagagagtgaaattcgacactgctatccataatacaaaaggtattttagaatatgttcactcagatgtgtgggggccttccaagacaccttcattgggaggaaaacactactttgttacttttgttgatgacttttccagaagagtttgggtgtataccatgagaactaaggatgaagtgcttagagtttttcttaaatggaaaactatgatcgaaaaccagactggcaagaaaatcaaacggcttaggacggacaatggaggggaatataaaagtgatccgttcttcgatgtgtgccaagagtatggtattgttcgacacttcacagttagggatacaccacagcagaatggattggcagagcgtatgaatcgaacattgctggggaaagttcgatgtatgttgtccaatgttgggttgggcaagcaattttgggctgaggctgtgacatacgctggccatcttgttaatcgtttgccatcatctgcattagaaagaaaaactcctatggaggtatggtctggaaaaccggctacagattatgattccttacatatgtttggaaccactgcatattaccatgtgaatgagtcaaagttagatctgagggcaaagaaagctctctttatgggaatcacttctggagtgaagggatttcgtctttggtgcttaagcacaaagaaaatgatctgtagcagagatgttacctttggtgaatctgccacattgaaaaaggtagcagataaagatattcagacgagcaatactccacagcaggtggagtgtactccaaaacaggtggagtttgagcagatggggatttgcccagttaataagtctaattctccagccacaatggaggaattagaggttaaagaggttctgacccaagaaccactaagtacaccagaaccagttgcagttgcaaggccacggagagaaattcataaacctgctcgatttactaatatggtggcctacgcccttcccgttgttgatgatattcctatcacttatcaagaagcaatgcaaagcttagaaagtgataaatggaaaagcgccatggatgaagaaatgcagtctctccggaagaacaatacttgggagttggcgcaattaccgaaaggtaaaagggcaatcggatgcaagtgggtattcgcaaagaaagatggatctcctagcaagaaggatattcactacaaggcaagattggtagctaaaggctacgctcagaaggagggaattgactacaatgatgtattttcccctgttgtgcagcattcctccattagaattttgttgccttggtagcacagttgaatttggagctagctcaacttgatgttaagacggttttcttgcatggtgagttagaagaggagatctatatgactcagcccgaaggatacacagatgctggtggtagaaattgggtttgtaagctgaacaaatcgctatatggattgaagcaatccccgaggcagtggtacaagcgacttgatagctttatgagaaggcagaagtacacaagaagcaaatatgacaattgtgtatatttgcagaagctgcatgacggatctttcatttatctactcttgtatgttgatgatatgttaatcgcttcgaagagccaaaatgagatagataagctgaaggctcagttgaatcaagagttcgagatgaaagatctaggtgaggccaagaagattcttggcatggagataagtagagatagaccgagaggcaagctctgtttaaatcagaagcaatatctgaaaaaggtattacaatgttttggtgtaaatgaaaacacaaaacatgtaagtaccccacttgcttctcatttgaaacttagtgctcaattatctccgaaaactgaagaagaaagaaatatatggcgaaagtcccatatgctaatgcagttgggagtttgatgtatgcgatggtgtatacgaggcctgacatttcacaagctgttggattgtgagcaggtatatgcatgatcctggaaaaggacattggcaagctgtgaaatggattctacggtatcttcgaaaaaccgtagatgttggtttaatttttgaacaggatgaagcacttggtcagtttgtagttggatatgttgattctgactttgctggtgatttagataaacgtcattcaactacggggtatctgtttactcttgcgaaagccccagtgagttggaagtctaccttacagtctacagtagctgtgtctactacagaggcagaatatatggcagttacagaagctgttaaggaggctatttggcttaatggattgttgaaagacttaggagttgttcaaagtcacataagtttatattgtgacagtcagagcgctattcacttagcgaaaaatcaagtctatcattcaagaaccaagcatatcgacgtaagatatcactttgtgcgggaagtctttgaaaaaggaaaaattctacttcagaagattccgacagcagataatcccgcagatatgatgaccaaggtggtaacaacaatcaagtttaatcattgtttgaacttgattaacattctgagaatttgagcaccttcaggtgtatggcgctcgagagcgcatttgtaggcactacaaaagatagctttatcgaatttggggagttgaaggaagtgtgtgaagatgtgattatcctaatcaaatcttcaagatggagattgttaacattaatggaagacaattaataatggttgccattaacattaatgggagacaatcaataatgacaaccaccaactttggaaaagtggcaagggataattttttttggtccttgagataatgggctatttattgtttggtccttgaacctcaactataaataggccttctcatttctcatttcaattcatcccaaccaatctttctctcttagttttctctcttctcccatttgagaattcttaaggaattctatttgtttgtaatactttggagatagtaaagttatcaacTGGtattagtgcccgaggacgtaggtataatttaccgaacctcgttaaatctcttatgttctttcttgtcctatttttctttcaatatttgagggtataatagtagtatttaattgtgctattaaattactatagaaggaatattctgtctaaggaaagacttggtatttaagagatctatgtgatccacctctcttccctgggaattgaactttgtgtgattttttagtacaataatttacacgcttccgaccctattggaacaacagaaATTTAAGCCAAATGGAGGTGATGCAGTAAAAAAGGACGGAATATCAGGAAAGGCATGGGATAAATCATATGGCAATGTGATGAACAAATTAAAAGTTGTTGAATACAATATTGAGAATGAACAACTATGGAAGCTACAACGTTGCTTGGTAGGGTAGATGGCGTCTTTCTGCAACTCAAATAGCTTGTTAGAAAGAATTGCTAGTTTAGGTTTTGGAGAATTGGATGTCAAGAAAATTCAGGGTAGATACTTTCTAATCAAGGTCCCTAATGATGAGCTTTTGGAGATCTTAAAGCAAAGAGACTGGGcatatttgaaagaatttttcatCAATATAGAGCTATGGTCAGAAAAATTTAAAGTAATGGAAATGGCAGCTTGGATCGAAATTGCAGGGATTCCTCTTCATTGCTGGAACTACCAAATGTTTAAGAGAGTGGTTGATTTTTTGGGAGAAATAATTGCTATGGGTGAAAATCTAACAATGGCTAACAACTTTGAGAAGATGGATATTTTATCTTAACAAAACAAGTTCATAAACTCGAAGAATTGATAAGGTTGGAGGTTGGCAATGAGACATTTCTAATCCGTATAAAAAAAAGAGGTTTGGtggaaaaaaacaaatgaaaatcatAAAAGAACTGGGGATCAAATGGTGAAAGAAGATGAAGCATCATCGAAAATGGAATTGACGAACAAACCGGAGCTGGAATTATCACCGGAAGGAAGATGAAAAGATGGGGTTGAAGGAGTTACTGCAACATGCCTTGAGAATGAAGGAAATGATAATGGGGTGCATGGTATGTCGGCTGAGGCATTCATTGTGGATACTAATTCTTTTTGTAACATGATGAGTGTTCCTGTTGGAGGGGAGGTAAATGTTGATTTACCTTTCCGGGGTCCTGAAGTTTTAAATAATATGGGCTTGGAATTGGGTTTGGAATAGAATAATGGGATGGAAATCCAAATTTCAGAGGGTAATGAAGTAGGCTTGGAACAGAATAATGGGATGGAGACTCAAATTTCGGAGGGTATTAAAGTGGGCTTTAATGAGAATGTTATGCAGTGTTCAGACAATGAAGAGAACCCAATGTTAAATCAAATTTCATCTCGTTTATCAGATATAGAGAATAAAAAAGATCGAGTTACAGCATCTGAAATTGAAGAGGAAATTTTCCAAATTAGACAgaacaaagaaataagaaagtgTTGAATAAGAATATTAGATCTATGCGAGAAATTCAGGATATAATGTTCATAACGAAGGAGAAGCAAAAGAGGGACAGGGAAGCAAGAAAATCGAAAGGAAAGGGGGTTTCTAGATTGACGAAAGCATAAAAATTTGTCGTTATCGGATTTAGACATCAGCAACAGAAGGAAATTTATCCTAAGAGAAGCGAAGAAGACGTGGGAGGTAGGGAGAAGGCTGGGTTTTAGTGTGCAAGGTGACAAGGAGGTAATTATCGaagaaataatgagaattgaTGGAAAGTAATAGGGAGCATGCAAAGGTAGAAGGCTGGGGGTTTTCAAGATTCTGGTGAGTGTTTGTTTTTATGGTTTTCTCTTTAATTGTTCAATTTGGTCTGAAATATACGAATTGTCACATGGAACATTAGAGGGCTGAGTTCGGTAACTAAAATTGAGGTTGTCAATAGATTAGTGAGAAAAACTAAGGCTAATGTATGTTTCCTTCAAGAAACTAAGTTAGAAACGATGTCAGTAGATTTAGTTAGAAATATTTGGGGTGATgactattttgattttaaatttgctGCTGCTATTGAAAGATCAGAGAGTTTATTAACTATTTGGGATAAGGGCAGGTTTTCAGTCGATGTAGAGTTTTATGAGAAGAGGTTCATTGTAGTTGAAGGTAAATGGGTGCTTGAAGGGAAGGAGGTTGTTCTGATTAACGTATATGCTCCCAACAACCTTTCAGATAAAAAAATCCTGTAGGAAGAGATAAACGGATTGAGAAATCAATTTAGTAGAGCATGGATAATTGGTGAGGATTTTAATGTGGTGAGAAATAGAAGTGAATGTATAAATTGTTCGGGCATTGAGAATGGTGCAAAGGAGTTTGGAGAGTTTATTAATAGATGCAATTTGGTTGATTTGCCGTTATTGGGAAAAAATTTCACTTGGATTGGTCCGGATAGCAAACGTAGCAGATTGGACAGATTTTTAATTGAGGAAGATTAGTTGGTTCATTTGAAGGACTTACAATAGCAAGGTTTTAACAAATCGATATTAGATCATATTTCAGTCTTGTTGGTTAATGAATCTATCGACTAGGGGTCAAGACCTTTCAAGTTCGTTAATGCATGGTTTAAAAAAGAAGAATGTATGAGATTAATTGAAAGGGAATGGTTGGAAATAGGTTGTTTAAGAGTAAAAATGGTAGTTAAATTGTGTAAACTGAAGGGAGCTCTTAAGAAATggaatgttgatgatggaaaTATTTTGGAAAAAAGAATTATTGAAAGTAAAGATAGGATAAAGGAGATAGATGAAGCAAGCGAACAAAGAAAGCTGGCCGAGTTGGAAATAAATGAGTTAAAACAATTGAACATCAAGCTTTGAGAAGTGTTAAAATTTAAAGAATCTATTTGGCAGCAAAAATCAAGGATGACATGGTTAAGGGAAAGGGATGCCAACAGTGTTTTTTTTTCCATAAAGCTGTTAAAATCAAAGCTAAAAGAAAAATCGGGGGTCATTGGTTCAAGGAACCTAAGGAGATAAAAGAGGGGCtgttcaattttttcaaaaaccattttgATTGCCCAACAAGAAGATGGAAAATGGAATTAGATTTGAAATTTAGAAAGCTTAACAAGGAAAGGTCGATGAAATTGGAGGAACCGTTCTCGATGGAAGAAAGCAAAGAGGCAGTTTGGAGTTGTAATGAATCTAAAGCGCCTGGTCTGGATGgttttaatttgtgtttttttagAAAATGTTGGGAGATTGTGAAGAACGATTTGTTTAGattgatgtttgatttttttCATATCCGGAAAGCTTGAGAAAAGCATCAACTCATCATTTATCACACTTATTCCAAAGGTGGAAAATTCTAATGAAATAGTAGATTTTAGGCCAATTTGTTTGGTGAGTTCTTTGTACAAGATAGTGTCAAAAGTGTTGTCTCAAAGGTTAAGGGAGATGGTCGGAGATATGGTAAGCGACACACAATGTACCTTTATCAAAGGTAGACAGATTTTTGATAGAGTGTTAATAGCATATGAATAAATTCATTCAGTCAAGAAAAAAGGTGGATGTAGTGGTAATCtgatttttaaattagatttttctAAAGCTTATGACTACGCTCGGTGGGATTTTCTAGAGTTGGTGTTATTCAGGATGGGGTTTGGTGAAAAATAAAGAGGTTGGATGATGGAATACATATCTACGACGCGAGCAACAGTTATCATTAATAGATCGACGTCTAATGAATTCAGATTTTGTAAAAGACCTTCGATAGGGAGATCCACTATCTCCATTCTTATTCATTTTAGTGACGGAAGTCCTTCATTTGGCGTTGGATAAAGCTGTGGAGTTGGGTTTAATCGAAGACTTTAAAGATGTTATTCTTGCCTAATTTTTTCTCATCTACAATTCGCAAATGACACAATTCTATTCTTGAGAGCTAATGAAAAAGAGGTAAGCAATGCGAAGTACATTCTAAGGTGTTTTGAGCTCTTTTCGGGTGTTagtattaatttcaaaaaaatcttGCTTAGTGGGTTTCGGTGTGAAAGAAGAAACATTATTTAGAATGGCAGCTATTTGCAAATGTAAGATTGGTTCTTTGCTTTTCAATTACTTAGGAATTCCGTTAGGAGTGAACCCGAAGAGAATTGCCACATGGGAGCTGATTGTTGATAGAGTAAGAAAGAGGTTATCAGGTTGGAAGTGTCGTACGCTATCTTGGGCTGGAAAAGTTGTACTTATCAatgttgttttttcttctttgttgatTTACTTTATGTCTTTGTTTCAAGATCCTGTGACAGTTATAAAAAGATCGACAAGATTAGAAGGAATTTTCTTTGGGGGAATatggaagggaaaaagaaaatggCTAAGATTAGTTAGAATACTTTTTGTAAGCCTAAGGTGAAGGACAGAGCGAAAGTGGTAAATTTAGGAATAAAAAACAAAGCTTTATTGGCTAAATGGAGCTAGAAATTTGCGATTGAAAAAGAAGCATTATGGCGAAaggttattttagaaaaatacgGGTTGAATGTGCAAATGTGGCGTTTTAAGTCAACACATCAAAAAGATATGTCAGCAGTGTGAAGAGGTATTGTTGAAAACTCTAAAGACGATGTAGTGTCTAAATGGGTGGGGATGGACTGGTTCTATTAACGGATTGGGAATGGTAGGACGACATTGTTTTGGCTGGACATTTGGTGTGGTAATCGACCATTAAAGCAAGAGTTTCCAAGGTTATTTCATCTTGCTAGGCAAAAGGAAAGTTCGATAGCTAATGTTTTGAGATTTTCTAGGTATTGTAGAGATAATTGCAATGAATTCTTTACTAGATCGTTGTTGGGTAGGGAGGAAGAGATGTGCAGAGAATTGGCGGAGAGGGTGAGTGGCACAGTGTTGGTTTCAGATATAGAGGATAAGTTGTGTCGGGCTAATGATAGATACAGGGAGTTTTCTATTAAAAATGCTCTGAATTATTGATATTAGATGGTGGGGCGAATATTAATTTTGCTTGCGATAAATTATAGAAACTTAAGGTACCACCTAGAGTACGAAGTTTCCTTTAGATGCTCCCTATCGACAGAATTCCTTCTAAGGAATTCCTAGTTAAAAGAGGGGTGAATCTCCAAAATATATCGATAAGCTGTTCAAGGTGCGAAAGAGAGCCGGAGAGCACATCCCACTTGTTCTTTCAATGCAAATTTATTGAAGGCTTttggattaaaattttcaattggtGGGAAGTGGTTTGGAAGCAGGTTGAAGGTTTTGAGGACTTTTTCGCTTTATCCATCAACGTGAAAATGGCCGAAATGAGGAAAAGTTTTTGGCTAATATCAATTTCAGCAGCTTGTTGGAAAGTTTGGTTAGCAAGAAATGGGTTGGTTTTTGAAAGAAGGAGAGTATATATGgaatttttgatttttcaattaaAGATGAGGGCGCTGTTGTGGATTAGAGCAGTTTATGATGAAGTTAGGTTGCAGgagaatttttggtggatttttccACAAAGGTGCAGGGTTGATTCTTTTAAATCCAACCCTGCTGTTTCATTTTGGCGCCCTTCCACATGGTTGGTTAAAGTTTAATATGTGTAGGATTGCAAAAGAAGATAGAGTAGGATGTGGAGGTGTTTTGAGAGATAATGAGGGTGTAGCAAGAGCATTGTTTTTTGGTTCAATAGCAACATATGATGCCGAGGTGGCTGAAATTGGTGCTGTGAAGGTTGCTCTGGAAGTATTTTTAGCTATGAAATGGAAGATTGATGATTCTTTATTTATTGAACTTGGTTCATTGGTGGTGTTTTCTTGGCGTGCTAACAAGGTAATGAGACTTTGGTCTCTTCAAGCAATTTTTGCAGGTATTGAAAATGATATGTCAAAGGTTGGAACTATTGTATTCTCATTGGCAGAAAAGAAAAGTAACGAAATGGCATTTTCCTTGGTGATTGCAGGTTGTAATAGGGTGAAAATGTATAAAGCTTGGTGGTGAGATTTTGTTTGTTGTATTAACAGGTTTATTAGAGATGGAACGTGTTTTAATTTTCTTTGctgtaattttaaaattgttgttgCTGCTTTGTTTGTCTTTGACAACAATCCAATttgaataaagtaaaaaaaaacataaagaaataaatGGTCGGGGCATACTAAATTGAAAATCTTTCTGTTGAAGCTcataataaaaacattaatatgataaaatttgTGCTTCTACTATTTTCTCagtaaaatttagaaatttacaatttaatccttttacttttcaATTATTCCAAAAATGATTTTCATCATGCAAATATGTATTCCAACTTATATTTATGTCAATCTAT
The sequence above is drawn from the Gossypium hirsutum isolate 1008001.06 chromosome A05, Gossypium_hirsutum_v2.1, whole genome shotgun sequence genome and encodes:
- the LOC121229035 gene encoding uncharacterized protein isoform X1, with the protein product MCRIAKEDRVGCGGVLRDNEGVARALFFGSIATYDAEVAEIGAVKVALEVFLAMKWKIDDSLFIELGSLVVFSWRANKVMRLWSLQAIFAGCNRVKMYKAWW
- the LOC121229035 gene encoding uncharacterized protein isoform X2, coding for MCRIAKEDRVGCGGVLRDNEGVARALFFGSIATYDAEVAEIGAVKVALEVFLAMKWKIDDSLFIELGSLVVFSWRANKVVIG